In Acinetobacter sp. TGL-Y2, a genomic segment contains:
- a CDS encoding PqiC family protein, with amino-acid sequence MTIKLNSKGMLKSKHAIQPIQQSHVELKHSNVKLKYSPALSAVWIAVAVMATGCSASKSPHYYSLTPQVTPTLNGQVRVIEVLPVGLADRLNRIPLVVQEVNGKSNVLNDERWTSTLSAELRDGLSAGLQQKLGAVDRYNSGMTGGKAAYRIAADFSHFDILERPLPNANKAERPREVAVAVAWTIKYDDPNRALTTVNTPQHSKVTGQLSCRMTFNQSVVSNSNPMVDTVNTLRQSLSRVVDAVAASVLAVEGKSRVSVADVTCA; translated from the coding sequence ATGACAATTAAATTGAATAGCAAAGGCATGCTCAAATCGAAGCATGCCATACAGCCGATACAGCAAAGCCATGTTGAGTTAAAGCACAGCAATGTTAAGTTAAAGTACAGCCCCGCTTTGAGCGCCGTTTGGATTGCAGTGGCGGTGATGGCGACAGGGTGTTCGGCATCGAAGTCACCTCATTATTATTCACTGACACCACAGGTGACACCCACTCTGAATGGGCAAGTCCGAGTCATTGAGGTGCTACCTGTGGGCTTGGCAGATAGGCTAAATCGCATTCCGCTGGTGGTACAGGAAGTCAATGGTAAGTCCAATGTGCTAAATGATGAACGCTGGACTTCTACACTTTCAGCGGAACTCCGAGATGGTTTATCCGCAGGGCTACAACAAAAACTTGGTGCAGTCGATCGTTACAACAGTGGTATGACGGGTGGAAAAGCTGCATATCGGATTGCGGCAGACTTTTCTCATTTTGACATTTTGGAGCGACCTCTGCCAAATGCCAATAAAGCTGAAAGACCGCGTGAAGTTGCAGTTGCGGTGGCATGGACCATTAAATACGATGATCCGAATCGGGCACTGACTACTGTCAATACCCCTCAACACAGCAAGGTTACAGGACAACTGAGCTGTAGGATGACCTTTAATCAAAGTGTCGTATCTAATAGCAACCCGATGGTCGATACTGTGAATACTTTGCGTCAATCTTTAAGTCGGGTGGTCGATGCTGTAGCGGCGTCTGTATTGGCAGTGGAGGGTAAATCGCGCGTCTCAGTTGCAGATGTAACCTGCGCTTAA
- a CDS encoding amino acid ABC transporter permease, translating to MNWFYIHSVLPQFYQATLSTLKISFISILLSIVVGLLCSVILNNRIFILDKIVTIYIELSRNTPLLIQLFFLYYGLPKLGIKLEGLTCGIIGLTFLGGSYMAEVFRAGLQSVSKGQIDSAKSVGLSSFQVFRYVTLPQALALSIPAIGANCLFLIKESSVLSAIAIVELLFVTKDLIGMDYKTTEALFLLICAYLIILLPVSALTRYLEYRSRRISHGA from the coding sequence TTGAACTGGTTTTATATCCATAGCGTGTTGCCACAATTTTATCAGGCCACGCTTAGCACATTAAAAATTTCCTTTATCAGTATTCTGCTGTCGATTGTGGTTGGATTGCTGTGTAGTGTGATTTTGAACAATCGCATTTTTATACTCGATAAAATCGTCACGATCTACATCGAACTGTCCCGTAATACGCCTTTACTGATTCAGTTATTTTTCTTGTACTACGGTCTGCCCAAACTCGGTATCAAATTAGAAGGATTGACCTGCGGCATCATCGGCTTAACGTTCTTAGGCGGAAGTTATATGGCAGAAGTGTTTCGTGCAGGGTTACAGTCTGTATCGAAAGGGCAGATTGATTCAGCCAAGAGCGTAGGGTTAAGTTCATTTCAGGTCTTTCGTTATGTGACTTTGCCACAAGCTTTGGCGCTGTCTATTCCTGCCATTGGCGCAAATTGTTTGTTTTTGATTAAAGAAAGTTCAGTCTTGAGTGCCATTGCCATCGTTGAACTGTTATTTGTCACCAAAGACTTGATTGGTATGGATTATAAAACGACAGAGGCCTTATTTTTATTGATCTGTGCTTACCTCATTATTTTATTGCCTGTCTCTGCATTGACCCGTTATCTCGAATATCGAAGTAGGAGAATCAGT